In Aspergillus chevalieri M1 DNA, chromosome 7, nearly complete sequence, the sequence aggagcatagagcctagggtacctttctccaaaaggattgtgatcgctccagtgttggtatatcctgcgtccactacccggatgaatgctgggaagtgtgcctttgctactgctcggttgatggccagaatgatatcctctctctctgatcttggggcagccttgcctccctcccggcgaaataggaatctccatgcctctttgggggtgtctttggctggcttaagcttggttgggtcaggctggctaactgcagcaactgcttggatttgccggttcttctgcttctttttggtgacctcctgccattcctgccctccaggtctagtggaaagcagcgtagctaggtctgcaaatgtgggttgttgccttgacttttggcttgttgcttcccttatcttggggaccttgctgctattgtgttggttcatttggcttgattgggcattggttgttgttggtgtgtcttgcttcattggtttgattcgttggatagtgttctgggcttctgtgagctctgtgcgaagcttgctaacttccagttccagctttgtgacccgctctagatagagtcctccatgaacctgctgttctgctctccagttggacagctcctctgctaggtgtgcctgtacctgttcctggaccatttgaaacatttcttgttgttggttctgggctgcttccaaagcacccaccaacacctgggcgtgtttgctcacatctagtaaagaggtttgatgctttggccttccaatcaatgtcttttgtagactctttcgttgcctgattccgcttctggcctcactggcccggctgggggcccggctgggggcccggctggatcctctgatttgccagtgttcctggccctcattttcatccatgctcgcactctccatgctaccttcattgaattcaggttgcatcatgtttccagatcgccaacggattggcgttggggtgactggcatatcttctgtttccgcgaactgggaggccacgttgtccactccggggggtgacgcgtgcgatataccaccaccacagagttcctgtgcctccatggtggtttataggtgcctagaggcccctatcggtcaaatgacgcgtgaaaaagacgtgttttccttgggtgctgattttggtgttccaggcgccaagCTTTTTTGTCATAGATTGTTCTGGAAATACCTGGAAATGTATCTTCACGACTACTTCTATAGACTGAATATTTCCATGTAACATTATCTTTCGATTAACTTGTTCGAACACTGTCTCTTGAATCTTAAGTATGCATTACATAATCCATCCATATCTCCGCCTGGTTTGCGGGACTCTTTCCGGAACCATCACCAATTTAGATTCATGCATCAAGTTGTTATTACATAGATACGGCAGAGGGCATGGTGAGCCGCTGAACCACACCTCATGGCCCTCAGACGACCTCATCGCAAGTCCCGTCATGGCTGCCTGGAGTGCAAGCGAAGACGTGTCAAGGTATTCCCATATCCTGTCCTCGATGCAACATCAGATGCTAATTTCTACAGTGCGACGAGGCTCGGCCAGTATGTACAAACTGCTCCAAACGCCATGCTGAATGTGAATACGAAACCACCAGCTCATTACGCTGGACAAATGAAGAGTCACAGTCGCGTCAAACATATTCCGTACCAACCCCTGAGGGATCTCCACCAGATCCTACGTTGACGGCAGCGAACTCGTTAGGGATTGTGGGCAGGCTAGGTGAGCACAACGAGGCAGTTTCATCCGGCAGTCTCAATCTCACCGACTTGGAGCTTATGATGCAGTGGTGCAATTCGACGTACCAGGTTCTTTCTCGGAATGAGAGCACTGATCACGTCTGGCGGTGCTTAGTTCCTGAGGAAGCAGTATCGCATCCATTTCTCATGCATGGTATTCTGGCTCTCTCTGCGCTCCATCTGGCGCGGACACGGAATGACCATCGCCGGCCGATATACAGTAGCTTGGCGGTTGCGCACCAGAATCAAGCACTAGCACTGTTCCGTGAGTTACTTGGCGATATTAATGACACGAATGCAAAGGCCATGTTCTCATTTGCGAGCTTGGTCGTGCTTTACACTTTCGGCTTCCCGCACGAACCAAACCCGAGCAATCCGTGGGCCTGTATCGATGATTTATCGCAAATTATTGTCTTGATACGTGGTGTGCAGCAGGTGATCAACACAGCTTCCTTATCTCTAAGGGAAAGCAATTTCAAACCATTGGTACGCCCAGGGGACTTCGAGCCCGTTTTACCAGATGACGCCCGATTAGCATTTGGAGAGCTCCTTGAAGCCAACAATGCCTGTGGCGCCCAGGACGAGACCCACGATACAGAAATTTACGAAGACACCATTGACAAATTAACAGAGGCAATAGGCCTGCTTAATGTGGACCACTCCATGACCACTATCGGCCGGTGGGCAATTAGA encodes:
- a CDS encoding uncharacterized protein (COG:S;~EggNog:ENOG410PH0B;~InterPro:IPR036864,IPR021858,IPR001138;~PFAM:PF00172;~go_function: GO:0000981 - DNA-binding transcription factor activity, RNA polymerase II-specific [Evidence IEA];~go_function: GO:0008270 - zinc ion binding [Evidence IEA];~go_process: GO:0006355 - regulation of transcription, DNA-templated [Evidence IEA]), with product MALRRPHRKSRHGCLECKRRRVKCDEARPVCTNCSKRHAECEYETTSSLRWTNEESQSRQTYSVPTPEGSPPDPTLTAANSLGIVGRLGEHNEAVSSGSLNLTDLELMMQWCNSTYQVLSRNESTDHVWRCLVPEEAVSHPFLMHGILALSALHLARTRNDHRRPIYSSLAVAHQNQALALFRELLGDINDTNAKAMFSFASLVVLYTFGFPHEPNPSNPWACIDDLSQIIVLIRGVQQVINTASLSLRESNFKPLVRPGDFEPVLPDDARLAFGELLEANNACGAQDETHDTEIYEDTIDKLTEAIGLLNVDHSMTTIGRWAIRLKPTYVNMVREHAPLALVILAYYCVVMHSLRHHWCLDDWSVRVSRAIWVVLDDTWRPLVRWPMTAIFGQSFSNET